A window from Musa acuminata AAA Group cultivar baxijiao chromosome BXJ3-10, Cavendish_Baxijiao_AAA, whole genome shotgun sequence encodes these proteins:
- the LOC135651230 gene encoding putative disease resistance RPP13-like protein 1, with the protein MGGIGKTTLASKIYNDGRIKANFPIQKWLYISKDYSEIKLLRKLIRCAGDETKAESFEEDNRAELEPKLASLLTKNLFLVLDDVWSPNVWTDFLRKPLSKGVGSSTILVTTRNETVLRGMKAYMHRAEKMDDNSGWLLLGKTVFEAGEEDDMRRLEEVGRKIVRKCDGLPLAIKAIAGVLISKDRSTAEWEQVLENDAWSTNRQIDEEVPRALHLSYEDLPSHLKQCFLYCSFFTWKVFHYNDIIRFWIAEGLIVEAEGRLMEDVAEEYYWELVSRNLLQVDPSYINRIMFCIHDHLRALATYLMKDEGFSITVGQRLDIKANAKIRRLLIFNMGIKLVLSDHIIEKKCLRTLVIRDSHSTITIEDNVLEGLPNLRVLDLCNTSVERIPNCIGDLLHLRYLDLDITNIHEIPESIGCLVNLQTLNISGCKHLYKLPMTITRLYNLRSLVVEDTPLTHVPKGIGKLININILQGFVIGHDNPTNEVDETGCGLEELQPLSKLRYLSIYRLERAVTAASALAEKRSLRELILSWMPPEDGEDGDATDSGEDRRATTWRKEEQIQMGAEKICNELSPPSSLRTLVIVRFPGRQFPNWMMSSSLGESLPNLQYLYLSVFPSCAELPPLGMLPLLKYLKIIGAKAVMTIGPEFLGHSFPGTCAFPKLEYLEINDMPNWEEWSLCGVEEGGHRTHLKLFPNLKECCLVDCPKLRALPEGLSHATNLKELHIWGAHNLREVTKLRLSYKLSVTDNKMLNRISNVAMKYLEVEDCPNLEYVDNLDKLQHLVLTCPEHMDQLPPWLSRLIDQQRPNSAQWSFRKLEVYCNIVLLRSCLNGNEHWNIIQRIPDVKFQTDSEEYMRYIKDPYKYDTNVPPE; encoded by the coding sequence ATGGGTGGAATCGGGAAAACTACTCTAGCAAGTAAAATATATAATGATGGAAGGATCAAAGCAAACTTTCCTATCCAAAAGTGGTTGTATATCTCAAAGGATTATTCGGAGATCAAGTTACTCAGAAAGTTAATTCGGTGTGCCGGAGATGAAACCAAAGCAGAATCTTTTGAGGAAGACAACAGAGCAGAATTGGAGCCCAAACTTGCCTCGCTCCTTACTAAAAATTTATTTCTCGTGTTGGACGACGTGTGGAGTCCAAATGTATGGACTGATTTCCTGAGGAAACCACTAAGTAAAGGAGTAGGTAGCAGCACGATCTTAGTTACCACTCGAAACGAAACAGTGTTAAGAGGTATGAAAGCCTATATGCACCGAGCTGAGAAAATGGATGATAACAGCGGGTGGCTGTTGCTTGGGAAGACGGTATTCGAAGCTGGGGAGGAGGATGACATGCGTAGGTTGGAGGAAGTAGGTAGGAAAATTGTTAGAAAATGTGATGGACTTCCTCTTGCTATCAAAGCTATTGCAGGGGTTCTAATTTCCAAGGACAGAAGCACAGCGGAGTGGGAACAAGTCCTCGAGAATGACGCATGGAGTACGAACCGTCAGATCGACGAAGAAGTTCCAAGGGCTTTGCACTTGAGCTACGAGGATCTACCATCTCATCTGAAACAATGCTTTCTTTATTGCTCGTTCTTCACCTGGAAGGTTTTTCATTACAATGATATTATTCGGTTTTGGATAGCAGAAGGCCTTATCGTAGAAGCAGAAGGTAGGTTGATGGAAGATGTAGCTGAGGAGTACTATTGGGAACTAGTTTCGAGGAATCTTCTACAAGTGGATCCATCGTATATAAACAGGATCATGTTTTGTATCCATGACCATTTACGAGCGCTCGCTACATACTTGATGAAAGACGAAGGATTTTCGATTACAGTTGGTCAAAGATTAGATATAAAAGCCAACGCGAAGATTCGTCGGTTGTTGATATTTAACATGGGAATAAAATTAGTACTGTCGGATCACATCatagaaaagaaatgtttgagaaCTTTAGTGATCAGAGACTCCCACTCAACCATCACAATTGAGGATAATGTACTCGAAGGGTTACCAAATTTACGAGTATTGGATCTTTGTAACACATCAGTCGAGAGAATTCCAAATTGCATCGGAGATCTATTGCACCTAAGATACTTAGATCTTGATATAACAAATATTCATGAGATACCGGAATCAATAGGGTGTCTTGTAAACCTTCAAACTTTGAATATCTCAGGATGTAAACACTTGTACAAACTTCCCATGACCATCACTAGACTATATAATCTAAGGAGTCTCGTTGTCGAAGACACTCCTCTAACTCATGTACCGAAGGGAATCGGGAAATTGATAAATATTAACATACTCCAAGGATTTGTGATCGGTCATGACAATCCGACGAACGAGGTGGACGAGACCGGGTGTGGATTAGAGGAGCTGCAACCTCTTTCCAagctaagatatctgagtatataCAGGCTAGAGAGGGCAGTGACGGCAGCGTCGGCACTAGCGGAGAAACGTTCTCTTAGGGAACTAATTTTAAGTTGGATGCCACCAGAAGATGGGGAAGATGGAGATGCCACCGATAGTGGTGAGGATAGAAGAGCAACAACATGGAGAAAAGAGGAGCAAATCCAGATGGGAGCCGAGAAGATATGTAATGAACTCTCTCCTCCTTCAAGCTTACGAACTCTTGTCATCGTACGATTCCCGGGTCGACAATTCCCAAACTGGATGATGTCGTCCTCCCTGGGCGAATCACTCCCTAACCTGCAATACTTGTATCTTTCGGTGTTCCCATCATGCGCAGAGCTCCCTCCTCTGGGCATGCTGCCCCTGCTGAAATATCTTAAGATCATAGGAGCCAAAGCGGTCATgaccattgggcctgagtttctcGGCCACAGTTTCCCGGGAACTTGTGCATTTCCCAAACTTGAGTATTTGGAGATCAACGACATGCCCAACTGGGAAGAATGGTCACTATGCGGTGTGGAGGAAGGTGGTCACAGAACACACCTGAAGCTGTTTCCCAATCTAAAGGAATGTTGTCTCGTAGACTGTCCCAAACTGAGAGCTCTTCCAGAAGGCCTATCCCACGCTACCAACTTGAAGGAATTGCACATTTGGGGAGCTCACAACTTGAGAGAAGTAACAAAGCTCCGCTTGAGTTACAAGCTGTCTGTCACAGATAACAAGATGCTGAACAGAATATCCAACGTTGCCATGAAGTATCTGGAGGTGGAGGATTGCCCCAATCTAGAGTACGTGGATAATCTCGACAAGCTGCAGCACCTGGTCCTGACATGTCCGGAACATATGGATCAGCTTCCCCCGTGGTTATCCCGCTTAATTGATCAACAGCGCCCTAATTCTGCACAATGGAGTTTCCGCAAACTTGAAGTGTACTGCAACATAGTGCTGCTAAGGAGCTGTCTCAATGGCAACGAGCATTGGAACATCATCCAACGGATTCCAGATGTCAAATTTCAAACTGATTCCGAAGAATACATGCGATACATCAAGGATCCATATAAGTATGACACAAATGTACCTCCAGAATAA
- the LOC135651383 gene encoding cytokinin dehydrogenase 5-like, whose product MSRGRIASRPEPTCSPSTGEYYVDASGGDLQVDVLNWTLANGGLAPKSWTDYLYLSVGSTLSNAGVSGQAFHHGPQISNVHELDMVTGKGELITCSEDQNSELFHGVLGGLGQFGIIIRARIALETAPHGVRWIRVLYSDFAAFTRDQEQLVSLHSAHRSERFDYIEGFVIIDESLINNWRSSFFSPKNHVKVSSVHSNTLLPRCLGSSASCAAARVSSSADGATYCLGPSASCAAKTLQPAPCLGSSAARCLGPSATCTANTLPRSTSTRPALPSSARSVAACLRRAPRS is encoded by the exons ATGAGTCGCGGCCGGATCGCGTCCCGCCCAGAGCCGACGTGCTCGCCGTCCACGGGCGAGTACTATGTCGACGCCTCGGGGGGTGATCTCCAGGTCGATGTGTTGAACTGGACGCTAGCCAACGGCGGCCTTGCGCCCAAGTCGTGGACCGACTACCTCTACTTGTCGGTTGGCAGCACTCTCTCCAACGCCGGCGTAAGCGGGCAAGCCTTTCACCACGGACCTCAGATCAGCAATGTCCACGAGCTCGATATGGTCACAGGCAAGGGCGAGCTGATAACATGCTCAGAAGATCAGAACTCAGAGCTGTTCCATGGAGTTCTCGGTGGTCTGGGACAGTTTGGGATCATCATCAGAGCCCGGATTGCACTGGAGACAGCTCCTCACGGGGTGAGATGGATCCGAGTACTGTACTCCGACTTCGCGGCCTTCACCAGAGACCAGGAGCAGCTCGTCTCGCTCCACAGCGCCCACCGGAGCGAAAGGTTCGACTACATCGAAGGCTTCGTCATCATTGATGAAAGCCTCATCAACAACTGGAGGTCGTCCTTCTTCTCCCCCAAGAACCATGTTAAGGTAAGCTCTGTTCACTCCAACAcgctgctgcctcgctgcctcggctcctcggcctcgtgcgcagccg cccgcgtcagctcctcggctgacggcgcaacctactgcctcggcccctcggcctcatgcgcagccaagacGCTGCAGCCAGCaccctgcctcggctcctcggcagcccgctgcctcggcccctcggccacgtgcacagccaacacgctgccgagatctacctcaaCGCGGCCTGCCCTCCCGAGCAGCGCccgctcggtcgcagcctgcctgcgccgagctcctcggtcataa
- the LOC104000494 gene encoding protein indeterminate-domain 5, chloroplastic, whose amino-acid sequence MAASSSTHFFGTVEQDQYSHQQPLPLPLPLPQASTIPGSSAAAPQKKKRNLPGKPNPDAEVIALSPRSLLATNRFVCEVCNKGFQREQNLQLHRRGHNLPWKLKQKNPEEVRRRVYVCPEPTCVHHDPSRALGDLTGVKKHFCRKHGEKRWKCDKCSKRYAVQSDWKAHSKICGTREYRCDCGTLFSRRDSFITHRAFCDALAQERATLPTGINSIGSHLYANRGINLGLPLLNSQLSLQDQAYPSTDLVRLRASNGGSTQFDHLNATVFRQLQPPHPSPFYAGGSPNHGFNEDPQFALSSSSAAAAAGLFNLGFFSNSGGNTSGTQSGHLLGPDQYINNAGGVTEPTMLITGNLMSNHIDTNMSSLYNPSLHSEEPQMSATALLQKAAQMGATSSGGSRSSLLRGYSGSYSAGAGHASFESPGIHVESENHFQDIMNSLANGNNGVSGGVNQQVSGFSGFIPDSDKMDDGKLHHNLSAGGIGGPDRLTRDFLGVGSMMRSMVRERHLGMGMSFMDSEKK is encoded by the exons ATGGCTGCTTCGTCATCGACTCATTTCTTTGGAACCGTAGAGCAAGACCAGTACAGCCACCAACAGccgttgccgctgccgctgccgctgccgcaagCATCAACGATACCAGGCTCGTCGGCTGCTGCTcctcagaagaagaagaggaacctcCCTGGAAAACCAA ATCCGGATGCCGAGGTAATAGCTTTGTCACCGAGATCACTGCTGGCCACCAACCGATTCGTCTGCGAAGTCTGCAACAAAGGGTTCCAGCGGGAGCAGAACCTCCAGCTCCATCGGCGCGGCCACAACCTGCCATGGAAGCTGAAGCAGAAGAACCCGGAGGAGGTCCGCCGCCGTGTGTACGTATGCCCGGAGCCGACGTGCGTCCACCACGACCCGTCGCGGGCCCTCGGAGACCTCACCGGCGTCAAGAAGCACTTTTGCCGGAAGCACGGCGAGAAGCGGTGGAAGTGCGACAAGTGCTCCAAGCGTTACGCTGTGCAGTCGGACTGGAAGGCCCATTCCAAGATCTGCGGCACTCGCGAGTACCGCTGCGACTGCGGCACCCTCTTCTCCAG GCGAGACAGCTTCATCACCCACAGAGCCTTCTGTGATGCGTTAGCACAAGAAAGAGCAACGCTTCCCACCGGCATCAACAGCATCGGCAGCCACTTGTATGCAAATAGAGGCATAAACTTAGGCCTCCCACTACTGAATTCGCAACTCTCCTTACAAGACCAAGCATACCCTTCCACCGACCTCGTCCGGTTGAGGGCAAGTAACGGCGGTTCTACGCAATTCGATCACCTCAACGCTACCGTTTTCCGGCAGCTTCAGCCGCCACATCCATCCCCGTTCTACGCTGGTGGTAGCCCTAACCATGGCTTCAACGAAGACCCGCAGTTCGCCTTATCCTCTTCTTCTGCCGCAGCCGCTGCTGGTCTTTTCAACCTTGGCTTCTTCTCCAACAGCGGTGGCAACACTTCTGGAACGCAAAGCGGCCATCTACTCGGCCCCGATCAATACATCAACAATGCAGGTGGCGTAACCGAGCCGACGATGCTGATCACTGGAAACCTGATGAGCAACCACATCGACACAAACATGTCTTCTCTTTATAACCCCTCCCTGCACAGTGAAGAACCGCAGATGTCTGCGACCGCACTGCTTCAGAAGGCCGCCCAAATGGGCGCAACATCGAGCGGCGGCAGTCGAAGCTCATTGCTCAGAGGCTACAGCGGCTCGTACTCGGCTGGTGCAGGGCATGCTAGTTTCGAGAGCCCAGGGATTCACGTAGAGAGTGAGAACCATTTCCAGGACATCATGAACTCCCTTGCCAACGGGAACAATGGTGTATCCGGTGGTGTCAATCAACAAGTGTCTGGATTCAGTGGCTTCATCCCGGACTCGGATAAGATGGATGATGGCAAGTTGCACCACAACCTATCTGCCGGAGGCATTGGAGGACCCGACCGATTGACAAGAGACTTCCTTGGTGTTGGCAGCATGATGAGAAGCATGGTGAGGGAACGGCATCTCGGCATGGGAATGAGCTTTATGGATTCGGAGAAGAAGTGA